In one Candidatus Methylomirabilota bacterium genomic region, the following are encoded:
- a CDS encoding ABC transporter substrate-binding protein, whose protein sequence is MHRRAFLSTMTGSLLAAPLVAEAQQQAGKLSRIGVLMNLYPPDADPPQALRQGLRDLGYVEGQNLVIDWRYQLGRDNRLPTLAAELVRLKPDVIVADVTVAIRAAMQATSTIPIVMAISADAVGSGLVSNLGRPGRNVTGVTIMLAEMSAKRLQLLKEAVPNVSRVAVLWNPALPWHPTMLKEVEAAAPSLRLQPIAIAVRSRDDFGNAFAEIASARVDGSFVSETMTPTARRQLVDFAAKNRLPTVFMNRDYVAAGGLMSYAPNFSDGFRHAAQYVDKILKGARPGDLPVEQPTKFDFVINLKTAKALGLTIPQSLLQRADEAIQ, encoded by the coding sequence GTGCATCGGCGCGCATTCCTCAGCACAATGACGGGCAGCCTCCTCGCCGCGCCGCTCGTCGCCGAGGCACAGCAACAGGCGGGGAAGCTGTCGCGTATCGGTGTCCTGATGAACCTCTATCCCCCCGACGCGGACCCGCCTCAGGCCCTTCGCCAAGGGCTTCGTGACCTCGGCTACGTCGAAGGACAGAATCTCGTCATCGACTGGCGATACCAACTGGGCCGGGACAACCGCCTGCCCACTTTGGCCGCGGAGCTGGTCCGTCTCAAGCCGGACGTCATTGTCGCGGATGTCACGGTGGCCATCCGCGCCGCCATGCAGGCGACCTCGACCATCCCGATCGTGATGGCGATCAGCGCGGACGCCGTCGGAAGCGGCCTCGTCTCCAATCTCGGGCGCCCCGGAAGGAATGTCACCGGCGTCACGATCATGCTGGCGGAAATGAGCGCGAAGCGGCTACAGCTCCTCAAGGAAGCGGTGCCGAACGTGTCGCGTGTGGCCGTACTGTGGAATCCGGCTCTTCCATGGCATCCGACCATGCTGAAGGAAGTCGAGGCCGCCGCGCCGTCATTGCGACTTCAACCCATCGCCATCGCCGTGCGGAGCCGCGACGACTTTGGGAACGCCTTCGCGGAGATCGCGAGTGCTCGCGTCGACGGGTCGTTCGTGAGCGAAACGATGACTCCCACCGCCCGACGACAACTCGTCGACTTCGCGGCCAAGAACCGGCTGCCCACGGTGTTCATGAACCGAGACTATGTGGCGGCCGGCGGTCTAATGTCGTATGCACCGAATTTCTCCGACGGGTTTCGGCACGCCGCACAGTATGTCGACAAGATTCTCAAAGGAGCCAGGCCCGGAGATCTCCCCGTGGAGCAGCCGACGAAGTTTGATTTCGTGATCAACCTCAAGACCGCCAAGGCGCTGGGCCTGACAATCCCGCAGTCCCTCCTGCAGCGAGCGGACGAGGCGATCCAGTAA
- a CDS encoding MBOAT family protein, giving the protein MVFSSPIFLFLFLPVVLAGYFVTRGRLRNLWLLGMSLVFYGWGEPRFIVIMLASIAANFGFGLLLDRIRGRPGARALLAVAVALNLGLLVLYKYAAFLAGNASAVLTLIGASPVQMPAFALPLGISFYTFHALSYLVDVSRRAADGQRDPAAMGLYIVFFPQLIAGPIIRYHYIADQLVHRVVTREGFALGVERFVIGLGKKMLVANTVAVPADAIFALPTLELTPGLAWLGVVCYTLQIYFDFSGYSDMAIGLARLFGFRFPENFNYPYIARSMTEFWRRWHISLSTWFRDYLYVPLGGNRHGSARTYLNLWLVFFLCGLWHGAAWTFVAWGLYHGSFLVLERLGLGRWLERLWTPARHAYTILAVMVGWVFFRAETLGQAESFLAAMAGFASGSGLEQHVGLHVNAIVALALAAGVLGSAPLLPRLARWRRGIATIEGRALVEAGRLAGLVFLLVASAMLMAAGTYNPFIYFRF; this is encoded by the coding sequence GTGGTCTTCAGCTCGCCGATCTTCCTTTTCCTCTTCCTGCCCGTAGTCCTCGCGGGGTATTTCGTCACCCGAGGCCGGCTGCGCAATCTCTGGCTCCTCGGCATGAGCCTCGTCTTCTACGGCTGGGGTGAGCCCCGCTTCATCGTGATCATGCTGGCCTCGATCGCCGCCAACTTCGGGTTCGGGCTCTTGCTCGACCGCATCCGCGGGCGACCGGGCGCGCGGGCCCTGCTCGCGGTGGCCGTGGCGCTGAACCTGGGCCTGCTCGTCCTCTACAAGTACGCCGCCTTCCTCGCGGGCAATGCGAGCGCCGTCCTGACCCTCATCGGGGCCAGCCCCGTACAGATGCCGGCCTTCGCGCTGCCCCTCGGGATTTCCTTCTACACGTTTCACGCGCTGTCGTACCTCGTCGACGTCTCGCGCCGCGCCGCCGACGGGCAGCGCGACCCGGCGGCCATGGGGCTCTACATCGTGTTCTTTCCCCAGCTCATCGCCGGCCCCATCATCCGCTACCACTACATCGCCGACCAGCTCGTCCATCGCGTGGTGACGCGGGAAGGCTTCGCCCTCGGCGTCGAGCGGTTCGTCATCGGTCTCGGCAAGAAGATGCTCGTGGCCAATACGGTGGCCGTGCCCGCCGACGCGATCTTCGCCCTGCCCACATTGGAGCTGACGCCGGGGCTGGCGTGGCTCGGGGTCGTCTGCTACACGCTCCAGATCTACTTCGATTTCTCGGGCTACTCGGACATGGCCATCGGGCTGGCCCGGCTCTTCGGCTTCCGCTTCCCGGAGAACTTCAACTACCCGTACATCGCCCGCTCGATGACGGAGTTCTGGCGGCGGTGGCACATCTCGCTCTCGACGTGGTTTCGCGACTATCTCTACGTTCCCCTCGGAGGCAATCGCCACGGTTCCGCCCGAACCTACCTCAACCTCTGGCTCGTCTTCTTCCTCTGCGGTCTCTGGCATGGCGCGGCGTGGACGTTCGTGGCGTGGGGGCTCTATCACGGCAGCTTCCTCGTCCTCGAGCGGCTCGGCCTCGGGCGCTGGCTCGAGCGCCTCTGGACTCCGGCGCGTCACGCCTACACCATCCTCGCGGTCATGGTGGGCTGGGTGTTCTTCAGGGCCGAGACCTTGGGCCAAGCGGAAAGCTTCCTGGCGGCCATGGCCGGCTTCGCGTCGGGCTCCGGGCTGGAGCAACACGTGGGGCTCCACGTGAACGCCATCGTGGCCCTGGCTCTGGCCGCCGGCGTGCTCGGCTCGGCGCCGCTCCTGCCGCGTCTCGCCCGGTGGCGCCGCGGCATCGCGACGATCGAGGGCCGCGCGCTCGTCGAGGCCGGGCGACTGGCCGGTCTCGTCTTTCTCCTCGTCGCCTCGGCCATGCTGATGGCCGCGGGCACCTACAACCCCTTCATCTACTTCCGGTTCTGA
- a CDS encoding DNA internalization-related competence protein ComEC/Rec2 — protein sequence MAWQDAPLALLAAALASGIWARAWIAPPTGWLLTVGAVLLIAGAAALLWRRERGASVALVGLTAVLGMLRGATLPLPSDHIARVALAPSATVEGRLAEEPTRWAPDRTRLVLEVDGLVDGEDRRPATGRIQFTLYGEPPTVGEGQRVAADLKLHRPLGFRNPGGFDYPALLRREGILLVGSGRAAALVPLTPDEPPWPVRVKRWAVATIAAHLPEASAALLSGLILGEKTGMPPEADEAFRRAGVYHILAVSGFNVALLASFVFFVLASLGVSRRPTAVAAALSLVGFALVVGGQPSVLRATVMGLMLLLALLLERESQLPNALALAVLLLLAWRPGDLWEPGFQLSFAATAGIIWLAAPLGAWLGTLGWTAWLASAVAVSLGAQLAVTPVMLAHFNQLSLAGVAANLVVVPLAAAGTTLGMLALLVACASDLLADLLFQALWLVLWALRLAVKAAALLPAALVYLPAPGWAAMAAWYAAFALLPSLGAGRRYRMATVGLVSLVLALSLWQWVRPGDGRLRVTFLDVGQGDAILVEAAEGPRLLVDGGPGGARRLDVGERVLLPYLWNRPAARLDVMALTHSDPDHSGGLGAVLKRMRVGEFWENGRWAQGSEGTLRALERSGACRRTLAAGQRFWLGSALVTVLGPDGTAPLDQPPPISENEESLVLRLDWRGFSLLLTGDLGAPGEERLLAAHAPLRALALKVGHHGSRFSSSEDFLEAARPAIAVISAGARNPFRHPTPEALGRLEAVGARIYRTDRDGAILLETDGATVWVTRWAAGTTERFALDPEATLAQ from the coding sequence ATGGCCTGGCAGGACGCGCCGCTGGCGCTGCTCGCGGCTGCATTGGCCTCGGGGATCTGGGCGCGCGCCTGGATCGCACCTCCGACGGGATGGCTCTTGACGGTGGGCGCCGTCCTCCTCATCGCCGGGGCGGCGGCACTCTTGTGGCGCCGCGAGCGCGGGGCAAGCGTGGCGCTCGTCGGGCTCACCGCCGTTCTCGGCATGCTGCGCGGGGCGACGCTGCCGCTTCCGTCTGATCACATTGCGCGGGTGGCCCTGGCCCCGTCGGCCACCGTCGAGGGACGGCTCGCCGAGGAGCCCACGCGCTGGGCGCCAGATCGGACGCGGCTCGTGCTGGAGGTCGACGGCCTCGTCGACGGCGAGGACAGGCGGCCCGCGACCGGGCGCATCCAGTTCACGCTCTACGGCGAGCCGCCCACGGTGGGCGAGGGACAGCGCGTCGCCGCTGATCTCAAGCTGCACCGGCCGCTGGGATTCCGGAACCCCGGCGGCTTCGACTATCCGGCTCTCCTGCGACGCGAGGGCATTCTCCTCGTCGGCAGCGGCCGGGCCGCCGCCCTCGTGCCCCTGACGCCCGACGAGCCGCCGTGGCCCGTGCGCGTGAAGCGCTGGGCGGTGGCCACGATCGCCGCGCACTTGCCGGAGGCTTCGGCCGCGCTCCTCTCGGGCCTCATCCTTGGCGAGAAGACCGGCATGCCGCCCGAGGCCGACGAGGCGTTCCGCCGGGCCGGCGTCTATCACATCCTGGCCGTCTCCGGGTTCAACGTGGCGCTCCTCGCCTCTTTTGTCTTCTTCGTACTCGCGAGCCTCGGGGTCTCGCGCCGCCCCACGGCCGTGGCGGCCGCGCTCTCGCTCGTGGGCTTTGCCCTCGTGGTCGGCGGTCAGCCCTCGGTGCTGCGCGCCACCGTGATGGGACTCATGCTCTTGCTCGCGCTGCTCCTCGAGCGGGAGTCGCAGCTGCCGAACGCGCTGGCCCTGGCCGTGCTCCTCCTCCTGGCCTGGCGCCCCGGCGATCTCTGGGAGCCCGGCTTCCAGCTCTCCTTCGCGGCCACGGCCGGCATCATCTGGCTGGCCGCGCCGCTGGGCGCCTGGCTCGGCACTCTCGGCTGGACCGCCTGGCTCGCCTCCGCCGTGGCGGTCAGCCTGGGCGCTCAGCTCGCGGTCACCCCCGTCATGCTTGCCCACTTCAACCAGCTCTCGCTGGCCGGCGTGGCCGCCAATCTCGTCGTGGTGCCTCTGGCTGCCGCCGGCACTACGCTCGGCATGCTGGCGCTGCTGGTCGCGTGCGCCTCCGACCTCCTCGCGGATCTCCTCTTCCAGGCGCTCTGGCTCGTGCTCTGGGCCTTGCGCCTGGCCGTCAAGGCCGCCGCGCTCCTGCCGGCAGCGCTGGTCTACCTGCCCGCGCCTGGCTGGGCAGCCATGGCCGCCTGGTACGCGGCGTTTGCCCTCCTGCCCTCTCTCGGAGCGGGGCGCCGATACCGCATGGCCACCGTCGGACTCGTCAGCCTGGTCCTGGCCTTGTCTCTCTGGCAATGGGTGCGTCCCGGCGACGGTAGGCTTCGCGTCACCTTCCTCGACGTGGGCCAGGGTGATGCCATTCTCGTCGAAGCCGCCGAGGGGCCGAGGCTTCTCGTGGACGGCGGCCCGGGCGGAGCGCGACGTCTCGACGTAGGTGAGCGCGTGCTCCTCCCCTATCTCTGGAACCGCCCGGCGGCGCGCCTGGACGTCATGGCCTTGACGCATTCTGATCCCGACCACTCGGGCGGCCTCGGCGCCGTCCTCAAGCGGATGCGGGTCGGCGAGTTCTGGGAAAACGGGCGCTGGGCCCAGGGCAGCGAGGGAACCTTGCGGGCGCTCGAGCGCTCGGGCGCGTGCCGACGGACGCTGGCCGCGGGCCAACGCTTCTGGCTGGGCTCGGCTCTGGTCACCGTGCTCGGCCCCGACGGTACGGCGCCGCTCGACCAGCCGCCGCCCATCAGCGAGAACGAGGAGTCTCTGGTGCTGCGGCTCGACTGGCGGGGCTTCTCGCTTCTCCTGACGGGAGATCTCGGCGCGCCGGGCGAGGAGCGTCTCCTCGCCGCCCACGCTCCGCTCCGGGCGCTCGCCCTCAAGGTCGGCCACCACGGCAGTCGATTCTCGTCAAGCGAGGACTTTCTCGAAGCGGCGCGTCCGGCCATCGCGGTGATCTCAGCGGGCGCGCGCAACCCCTTCCGGCACCCGACGCCGGAGGCGCTGGGCCGCCTCGAGGCCGTGGGGGCGCGGATCTACCGGACCGACAGGGATGGAGCCATCCTCTTGGAAACCGACGGCGCCACTGTGTGGGTCACGCGCTGGGCGGCGGGGACGACGGAGCGCTTCGCCCTCGACCCCGAGGCAACGTTGGCCCAATGA
- a CDS encoding DNA-directed RNA polymerase subunit alpha, whose amino-acid sequence MPQLVLPVRHEWLATERAHGKIAIEPFEPGFALTVGNAYRRVLLSSIPGAAPTWVKIEGVLHEFSHTQGVTEDTLDIILNLRKLVFAVAINRPKLLRLKVPGPRTVTARDFEPDADVEILTPDVVLSTLDKDGSLEMEVCVERGRGYQAAEKREPEALPINAMLIDSDFSPVKRVNFHVEPSKQEPGLERLVIEVWTNGSVTPEVAVGEASRILEDSFDLLTEFPQAPPPEEQPGGEPGVDTAARVELNEHLFRNVDELELSVRASNCLKTANIRTIADLVQKTESELLKTKNFGKKSLNEIKTILGEMGLSLGMRLDPEELERLRTQYERSFES is encoded by the coding sequence ATGCCGCAGCTGGTACTTCCCGTCCGCCACGAGTGGCTGGCTACCGAGCGCGCCCACGGCAAGATCGCCATCGAGCCGTTCGAGCCCGGCTTTGCTCTCACCGTGGGCAATGCCTATCGCCGGGTCCTGCTGTCCTCCATCCCCGGAGCCGCGCCCACCTGGGTCAAGATCGAGGGTGTGCTCCACGAGTTCTCCCACACGCAGGGCGTCACCGAGGACACCCTCGACATCATCTTGAACCTCCGCAAGCTCGTCTTCGCCGTCGCCATCAACCGGCCGAAGCTCCTGCGCCTCAAGGTGCCGGGGCCGCGCACGGTGACGGCGCGCGACTTCGAGCCCGACGCGGACGTCGAGATCCTCACCCCCGACGTGGTGCTGTCCACCCTCGACAAGGACGGCTCCCTCGAGATGGAAGTGTGCGTCGAGCGCGGCCGCGGCTATCAGGCGGCCGAGAAGCGCGAGCCGGAAGCCCTGCCCATCAATGCCATGCTCATCGACTCGGACTTCTCGCCCGTCAAGCGCGTCAACTTCCACGTCGAGCCGTCGAAGCAGGAGCCGGGCCTCGAGCGGCTGGTGATCGAGGTGTGGACCAATGGCAGCGTCACCCCCGAGGTGGCGGTGGGCGAGGCCTCCCGCATCCTCGAGGATTCCTTCGACCTGCTGACGGAGTTCCCGCAGGCGCCGCCGCCCGAGGAGCAGCCGGGGGGCGAGCCGGGGGTGGACACGGCCGCGCGGGTCGAGCTCAACGAGCATCTCTTCCGCAACGTGGACGAGCTCGAGCTGTCCGTCCGCGCCTCGAACTGCCTCAAGACCGCCAATATCCGGACCATCGCCGACCTGGTGCAGAAGACGGAGTCGGAGCTCCTGAAGACCAAGAACTTCGGCAAGAAGTCGCTGAACGAGATCAAGACCATCCTGGGAGAGATGGGGCTTTCCCTCGGCATGCGTCTCGATCCCGAGGAGCTGGAGCGGCTGCGTACCCAGTACGAGCGCAGCTTCGAGAGCTAG
- a CDS encoding helix-hairpin-helix domain-containing protein yields the protein MTYPRPQLRLLFLLAGIFLVGLGVREWRAGFPELAERLERFDREDAPPPIPPQPRPRAMPRWAAAAKPETPTPPPMAGPRRSRVAAVEPEPVTDPRPLDLNHASVEEIARLPGVGPGLARRIIEERERRGRFDSPDGLRSVLGLGPRKLAALRDLVTVGD from the coding sequence ATGACCTATCCGCGCCCTCAGCTCAGGCTCCTCTTTCTCCTCGCGGGCATCTTCCTCGTGGGGCTCGGCGTGCGCGAATGGCGCGCGGGGTTTCCGGAGCTGGCCGAGCGGCTGGAGCGCTTCGATCGTGAAGACGCGCCGCCGCCCATCCCTCCCCAGCCCCGTCCACGGGCCATGCCTCGCTGGGCAGCCGCGGCGAAACCCGAGACGCCGACGCCGCCACCGATGGCCGGGCCTCGAAGGTCGCGCGTGGCTGCCGTCGAGCCCGAGCCCGTGACGGATCCCCGGCCGCTCGACCTGAACCATGCGAGCGTGGAGGAGATCGCGCGGCTTCCGGGCGTGGGGCCGGGCCTGGCCCGCCGCATCATCGAGGAGCGCGAGCGGCGGGGCCGCTTCGACTCGCCCGACGGGCTCCGGAGCGTGCTGGGGCTCGGGCCGAGGAAGCTGGCCGCGCTCCGCGATCTCGTCACCGTCGGTGACTAG